A part of Pungitius pungitius chromosome 15, fPunPun2.1, whole genome shotgun sequence genomic DNA contains:
- the LOC134105317 gene encoding partitioning defective 3 homolog — MQRQRQEERDSFAQAQRQYSSLPRQPRKNPSCVSQDSWDKAYPPGEVFQTAKDNPRYSSYQGSRNGYQGAGGGGGGGGVNARVLLEAQELLRQEQRRREQEAKGKLESCSSYEGYPTARRKDPASPKGPYRHDVPPSPSQLARLNRIGSEKGRLFYS; from the exons ATGCAGAGGCAGcgccaggaggagagagactcgTTCGCCCAGGCACAGCGGCAGTACAGCTCCCTGCCAcg GCAACCCAGGAAGAACCCCAGCTGCGTCTCCCAGGACTCGTGGGACAAGGCGTACCCGCCTGGCGAGGTCTTCCAGACCGCCAAGGACAACCCCAGGTACTCCAGCTACCAGGGCTCCAGGAACGGCTACCAGGGCgccggcggtggcggcggcggcgggggggtcaACGCCCGGGTCCTGCTGGAGGCCCAGGAGCTCCTGAGGCAGGAGCAGAGGCGGCGGGAGCAGGAGGCCAAAGGGAAGCtggagagctgcagcagctacgAGGGGTACCCGACGGCGCGGCGGAAGGACCCGGCCTCGCCCAAGGGGCCGTACCGCCACGACGTGCCGCCGTCGCCGTCGCAGTTGGCGAGGCTCAACCGAATCGGGTCGGAGAAAGGAAGACTGTTTTACTCCTGA